atgagcccggctcgaggtcaattgttgagggcgggtatttaagggcacgtgacaacgtgtaggcagaaatagaccacacattgcacatgagggcgggtgttgaggagtaaaatgggataaatcccacatcggaaaagaaaaggaaaatccatgggttaatatatggtttgggtaccaccacttatcaggttaagtttttaagtggatatgagcCTTAACCCGTATAAGTGCAATAGAAATTTAATAGTTTCTTTCATTCATACATAATACGAAATTAGATCCAAATAATTCGTTAGGAGGATTTAGCATTTCTTTATATTTAGTTTAATCGATGACAAAAGCGAAAGCTGTGAGAGACATGGATAAGTGCTATGTAACTTCGAACGAAGTCAGTCAAGTGAAGtcaagcagagagagagagagagagacaggcCCACGCGCACACAGTgttttaacaaaatattttcaatgcaGCCGGTGCACGTAAGCCCACAAAGGCACATGAGCTCTTGCACATTCGATCTACATGCACCGGGGGCATAGAACATATCATTAGTTGTCGCCAAGACCACGGGCCCGCCACTGCCTCTGGCCTCAGTGGGCCCACGATGTGTCCGTGGTGAGGCCCACTATGGAGGACGGAGCAGGGTTGGGGGGAGGAAGGGGGCTGATCCAGGAGGACTCTTTATGATCTTCATGTCCTCTCTGATCCGTGACCACTAGAAATTATTCCTCATGGCCGTCCATATCCAACCAACATCGTTCGTAAATATCAAAGAGACTTCAAATTAATGTTAAGTGCATCCATGCACAGATGTGAAAGGCGTAGCAAATGCATCCCACCAATCGATGCGAAAAGGTGCAGCAAAGTGGTGAAGGTATTGTTGTAATTGCGGTTGCAGAGATCATGTTTGACAAAATGGAATTCGTGGCATCGTAGAGTATATATGGATTCGAGATAACAACTGTAAATCGATTCGGTTTGCTTAATGTGCTTATTGAATGTGGTTTCTAATTATTTAGCCAGCAGGGAGGCAAGTATATATGGATTCGAGATAACAACTGTAAATCGATTCGGTTTGCTTAATTTGCTCATCGAATGCGGTTTCTAATTATTTAGCCAGCAGGGAGGCAAGTATACCACACATGGAGGAAAAATTAAGTTTTGTGGAGGACTATCAACCGCATAGACTTATCGATGAGGTGCATTGGGCAAAGACTGGTAGTTGTGAGTGGGGGATGACTGTATCCCAATGTTTCATTTTCATAAGATGATCATGATCATGATCACGAGCACATTGTTATAACATGCATGCACGTCCACGAATTCTGTAATTCATTGACGGTCCACTCCGTAGAAACTATGTACTTTCGAAGACAACAGCTTTGATTCGTTAAGAGGCGGCATAGAGCAGTTTTCTACAAATATTAATCACTACAACCACCATTTGGTGAAAGTTTCTTAAACATCGTAATACAAATGTCACCATTGCTTGGTATTGTTGTAGTGCAGAAAAACCGATCAGAGTACAGCAGACTGGCATACAAGTTGCCCTGTTATCGGTTCAAATCTCGTTATGTTTCTTATTCATTCTATTCTTTCAGAAAGGAATGCCAGCggatattcttttttctattaacACGAGTCTAATCTAGTGTTGTATATGATACACGCGCAAAAGAACCCCGATCTATAGGTGTGAGGGTGACACACTTGAACTCACAATCCCTTCCGAAACAACCTCCAAAGTGCAAGAGTGAAGGGTTACTCAGTCCGTTTGATTATGAATCGACACATCATCAATACTTAATGGTGTAAGGCTGTATTTGGTATATCAGAATTGAAAGGAACGTaaggaaataatatttcatcactTCCTCCATTTCTTTTGATCAGTATCTCTTTCGATGAGTTGAATGATTCTTTTCTCCAAGTTGATAGAATGAtgtttccttaaaaaaaaaactgaagtAATCCCATTTCCATCATTCAActagctttttttttctttttttattcaagCATGGCTAAAGTCGAAgcatatatgaaattatatttaatttgttcATATCTAAttcaaatgaagaaaaatattaaaataaatgtgtataaattaattacatgAAGACTAAGGAGAAAACTCAAATGAGAAAGAGAATACCTATTGCTTGTCGTTGCTCAGAGTGTTGTGCTCAATTATTATCTTctaaagtttgattttgactTTTGAGAATTAGATCCTTTCAACTAAAGTGAAAATCGGGTTTTggtattcataatattttgcagatttaatttctaaatctttaaaattataaagaaaatattatagtaaaattaccaaatttttttctatccTACTAAATTCAAGTTTACTGTGgataaatatttgagaaaatattacctctttgaaatttctaaaatatataatcttatATTTCCAATCAAGAGAGGTAATTTAATCTTCACGGCTCTTCTATCTTGTGTTGCATTTGATtctgaggttttttttttggtactAAAATATgagatttcatttcttttgctACTAGATTCTTTTGTTGCATTTACTTCCTTAATCAGATAATATTATATTCTAGGGGGCCAGTACTATAGATATGGGATCATATTAAgagttttataaaaaaaatttggtatGAAACCCGGTAAAAAATTTATGCACGAAATTATGAacgaatttttctttctcaacGCAGAGAGGAAATGTTCAGCTCAAAAAATTACATCTATAAAGCTTTGACATGAAAATTTCATCTCAATTTCCGTTTCAAACACTTTGTCCCAATTTTGTCCAAAAGTCAAAACAAATTCCGTCTCGATTTGTCCGTCCCTATTCCTAAATTTTCTTCTAATTGGTGTAGCAAATCCCACATGGCGTAACCATATAGCCATGAATCCAGCCGTGAAATATTCGATTTGAGTCATAACTACAGCAGGAACTGAGAGCCTTGACTTGTCACCACGACTACAACGCAAGTCTATAGTCAAAGTCCTGCTATCATAAACGAGTTCGATAATAAATAAGAGGACCTTTCCCCCCTTATTTGCTCCCAAGTCTCCAATGAGACTTGAACCCTTCACCTAGTTTTTAATTAGGACACTGACGCATTATCAATTGAAGTACACCTAATTAGtcatatatctaaatatatgCATTCGTGTatagaataaaattttgtCATTAAGTTCatcctttttaattattttctttcacatttttcaagtttaactaaaaaaattaattttcttttgataattgTTTTCCACattatgaaaattcatttcattCCGACGTACCACGCGTTACCAAAGAGTCATGCAGCGAAATGGGCTTATTGTAAGGCGCTTACGAAAAATCGTGATAATACATTGAATTTTAAGAAGGTCAGATATCATTAGAGATGGCAACCGACCTTGCTAAATCAGATATAGGTCTATCCTTGGCACGAACAACGACAAGAATCTATCAATGCGATCCATAAACTCTTGGGAATCGACTCAATAAACAATGGAAATACCTCGGAAGAGAGAAATTGCACACGTGATATATGTGGGAAAAATCCCCTCAATCGATGTAAGTAAGAGGAAAACATCCACGGGCAAAATGAGACTCCGTAATGGCTTTTTATTGAGCAATAAATAATGGAATGCATTACAAAATGAGTGCGTCTCTCACGTGCACAACAGCCGAACAACGTAAAGAGATCCGAGAAGTTGCACTCGCAAGTATCGAACCTTTGCTAGTCAAGTTTGACAGTAAAGAACGAGAGGCCTAGTTTGGCCCATGGGCTAATGCTACTTCTGCTAGGGCCCAGTAGCGCCATTTCAGTGCATGGAAAATAGAGCAGTAATCTTCAGTCAAATGAATTTTTCTCTCTCCGACGACCAACCGAGGACTGCTCCCAGCAGCGGAGTAAAAACTGCCAACAGACTGTCTCCTTGTTCCGCTCGTCCTCCGACCGTATCCTCTGCTCCGCCTGAATTCGGATCCTTCGATTCTCTGCGGAATTGTGGGGATTTCACTCCGACGAGATCAACTGAGGCCCAAATTCACTCGCTCGGACTCTTCTGCTCGCGGAGATGGATCACCAGCAGCCGCAGCGAAGCCTCTCGGGGTCCAGTCAGAGCCCCAGATCTCCACCTTCGCAGCCCTATCTCTCTGTCTCCGTCATCGATCCCGTGAAGCTCGGAAATGGCGTTCAGGCCTATATTTCTTATCGCGTCATCACCAAGGTACTGTCTTGTGTCGTTTTCCTATAGCCCGCGGCCAAACCACGGGGACCGAATTAGGGCTCCTGCATGTCCTCTGATTGTTCTGCTTCATAATTGAGCTGAATGTAGAATTAAAAGGGCATTTCTTGTAATTAGCTATATAGGAAGACTGATTACCAGATGGCGTTCTTTCATGTTTAATTTTGTGGTTTGCTATGATCCATTCCAATTTCCGAGATCCATGTTGTCATACCAGAATCTAATCTGACTATATTGTTCCATGTCTCGATGGGCCTTGTTGTAGACTAACTTACCCGAGTACCAAGGACCAGAGAAGATTGTCATTCGTCGATATAGCGATTTTGTGTGGTTGCATGATCGTCTTTTCGAGAAGTACAAAGGCATTTTCATTCCTCCGTTGCCCGAGAAGAGTGCTGTaggtaatttacttgaaaagaTGAAGTTTCTTTGCCTGTGATCTTTGATCAAGAGAGTGCTGCAATGGCTCTAGCGTGTTTACTACTAGAACCAAATTTTGCTTACGGCTTATTTAACTTCCACAATGTAATTACCTACTGTAATTAGATTTGAAATGTAGTCAGGgaacagaaaaaaaagatattttgaatctAAGAGATTAATTTGATTCATTGAAAGTCTATTTGTTGCAGAGAAGTTTCGGTTTAGTGCTGAATTCATTGAAATGAGGCGTCAAGCTTTGGACTTATTTCTCAATCGGATCGCCTCTCATCATGAGCTTCGTCAAAGCGAGGATTTAAGAACTTTCTTGCAAGTTGATGAAGAGGTGATGTCTACGAAGTGATTTCATGACTTTGAACCATCTGATATCTTTTATATTGCACTAACTCTGTATCCTCAGTACTGAGGCCTGCTAGGAGGTTCTAATAAATTGATGTTGGGGAGTTTGGAGAATGTTTGCCATGCTATTTATTTACTCTTGTGTTGGTTTTCTTTTAGGTAATGGAGAGGTTGAGGGCCCATGAGACTGGCATATTTAAGAAGCCAGCTGACTTAATGCAAATTTTCAAGGTAATGAATGTTAATTAGTTTTATAACCACGTGCTCTCGCAAATATCGGATATATGCATGCGCGATCAGTGATGATACTTGTgcagcttatatatatatgacttttCTTATGCATGATCTAAGAACCTATGCCAAAAGCAGTTAGCGTAAAGGACTAGAGCACTGAGGCTCTGGAATAACCTTTTTGAAGAGATAGCTGTTTTTTGCATTACACCTTAAAGTGGTTACTGTATTGGTCAGGATGTCCAGTCCAAAGTTAGTGATGTTGTACTTGGCAAGGAAAAACCGGTGGAAGAATCAAATCCTGAATATGAGAAGCTGAAGCACTACATCTTTGAGCTCGAAAACCACCTGGCTGAGGCTCAGAAGCATGCGTACCGTCTTGTGAAACGGCACAGGGGTAATAGTACTCACTGGTTACTGCCTTAACTGTATTCGCTTCTCTTTTATCTTCTCCACTTTCAGTTTTTTAACCTTTGAGATGTAACTTTTCTGCTCCTTTATTTGCAGAGCTTGGGAAATCACTTTCTGATTTTGGGAAGGCCATTAAACTCCTAGGAGCTTGTGAAGGGGATGCTCTTGGGAAGGCCTTTTCAGAGCTTGGAGCAAAGTCAGAGCTAGTGTCCGTTAGGTTGCAGAAGGAGGTAGCTGTTCTTAAAAAATTGAGGTCTTCAGACAGATATTTAGGTTTTCTTCGATTCTAGATTGCTTCATTGGGTTAAACGTGCAGGCTCACCAACTCTTGATGAACTTTGAAGAACCCATAAAGGACTATGTGCGTGCCGTCCAATCTATCAAGGTGGGCttcctaaaatataatttttatcgAGAGGTGTTTACTAAGCCAATTCGTTCTTAGTCACTGCATGTGGTTGGTTGCTTCTTTTAGTAATCCTCCTAATTGTCTGCGTGCTTGAACAGGCGACAATCGCTGAACGTGCCAATGCATTCAGGCAGCAATGTGAACTGGCTGAAACTATCAAACTGAAGGAGATAAATCTGTATGTTCCTGACCTATTTCCATTCCTTTGTCACTGATATTCTTCCCGAGAGAGTGATGATTGAACTTATTAACCTGCGGCGTCATTTCCAATTTGCAGCGATAAGCTTATGCTGACTCGTTCTGACAAAGTGAGAGAAGCGGAGAATGAATATAGGGAGGCAAGTCGCTGTGCTTGTATTCTTCTATTCCATTCGTGAAGGTTCGGTTTTTTCAATGTTTTGGTTGATAAAATAGTGAGTTCATTGCAGCTGAAGGAAGCAAGTGAGGAAGCCACGAGGAGATTTGAGACCATGGTAATACTAATGAATGAGGAGATCGTTCGGTTCCAAGAGCAGAAGACCTTGGACATGGGAGttgctttccacgagtttgCGAAGGGACAGGCCCGTCTGGCGAATAACATTGCGGACGCTTGGAGGAGTCTCCTTCCCAAACTCGAAGCTTGCTCGCTCTCTTGAAAATAACGGCAAAGAATAGTCTGATACCGGTGAAATTGACTGCAGGTTGTACAGTGAATTAGGATGGCCTTCTCTGCCTCTGATGAGCATAAAGATTCTACAGGATTTTGAGTTTATGTATTCTGGTGCTGTCTTGGATTTTTTACTGTTTCGATGCTTTTACTTCCTTATTATCACATGTACAAATACAGGCAACGTATTTCGGAACAGTTAGTTTGTTTTCACCTTCTCCAATAGGATGGATGAAAGAGAGTTTTGCCATGTCAATCATCTATCCTAGAAGAATTAAATGATCATGGCATAAAGCAATTTGACTTTTCAAATTTGGCCGAACCAATTCGGCGTTCTAAATTGCCAGAGAAAATCGACATCCTGATTGCCTTGGGTCGACTAATTGTTTCCTAGTAGTATAATACTCGATCCCGCAACAGTCCTTGTATGTCAGATAGTCCccttcttctccattaattaCGAAGAGAGTAGTTACTAGCTGTGTCATTCATGTTCCATTCTCAACGTTCAGTCGATCAACTTTCGATGATAAAAGTACGGCAAATTCTACAGTTAGAACAGGTTTGTGTAGGAATAGACACGGTACACATAAAAAATACACAACCAAAGAGAGTTATTCATGTTCGAACAAGTTTTAAAAATACCATTGTAACTGATATAGATGCATGGGTGAGGTAATTTTGTAATCCTATGCCGGTACTTGTGGATTTTGGATTTTGAGGGTACAAGATGGACCCCAAACCGCAGCAGGAAATGCTTTCCGACCGGTACGTACTCTATGGTTCGGGGCTTTGGCAGGTCTATTGATGACAGAGATAAATGTAGTCGCAGATCTGTTAATATTTGCTATAATTTGAATTTCAGCAGAACAACAACAGCAACAAGTGACAGTTTGGCCGAGTGGTCTAAGGCGCCAGATTTAGGCTCTGGTCCGAAAGGGCGTGGGTTCAAATCCCACAGCTGTCAattgtacatttttttttcccggttcTTTCCAAACGGTTCCTTGGTCTgtatatccatatataaatCTTCACCAGACGGAATTGCGCCATTCGCAACAGCACTGCCACTGCTCTTCTGAAACCCTAGCTCTCTCTTAACACACTGCACGCGGAGGGAGAGGGACACTTACTCAAAACCTCAATTCCCTTCTTCGCCGTCTCCTTCGATCTCCGAGAATGGTAAACTATGCTAATCCACCGTCTCCTGTTATTCCTTCCCCCTTCCCCTCCCGGATCGATTAATGGTGTCACTGCCCTCCTACTGAGAGTCGAGCAATTCGTGATATCGAAAGAAGCTGTTGAATTTAGATATCGATTCTAGTCTGG
The sequence above is drawn from the Punica granatum isolate Tunisia-2019 chromosome 5, ASM765513v2, whole genome shotgun sequence genome and encodes:
- the LOC116208434 gene encoding sorting nexin 1, with translation MDHQQPQRSLSGSSQSPRSPPSQPYLSVSVIDPVKLGNGVQAYISYRVITKTNLPEYQGPEKIVIRRYSDFVWLHDRLFEKYKGIFIPPLPEKSAVEKFRFSAEFIEMRRQALDLFLNRIASHHELRQSEDLRTFLQVDEEVMERLRAHETGIFKKPADLMQIFKDVQSKVSDVVLGKEKPVEESNPEYEKLKHYIFELENHLAEAQKHAYRLVKRHRELGKSLSDFGKAIKLLGACEGDALGKAFSELGAKSELVSVRLQKEAHQLLMNFEEPIKDYVRAVQSIKATIAERANAFRQQCELAETIKLKEINLDKLMLTRSDKVREAENEYRELKEASEEATRRFETMVILMNEEIVRFQEQKTLDMGVAFHEFAKGQARLANNIADAWRSLLPKLEACSLS